The Amycolatopsis sp. NBC_01480 genome segment GTCGGAGTGCTCGAGGTACTGGGCGAGGGCGGCTTCGCGAACGACCCGCTGGTGGCGTCTCCGCCGAGGTCGGGCTGGCCGGACGCGACGTTACTGAGGGTCGCCGCGCCGGCGGGCTCATGGAGCCACATCGTCCCCCCAGCGGCGGCAAACCCGCCCAGAAGAACACTCAGCGACACCAAAACCACACGACCACGAGCACCAATGGGGGACACGAAGCGGAAAGTATCACGAACAGATTACGACCGTTACCACCGAAAGGCGCAGCGCCTCGCTCCGTCAAATGGGGGAAATGATCAAGAAACGTCCTCGATCGCGGTCCCCTTGGTCTCGCGGATGAACTTCAGCGTGAACGGGATCGACAGCACCGCGAAGGCCGCGTAAATCCAGTACGTGACGCTCAGATTCCAGTCCGACATGCTCGGAAAACTGACCGTCACCAGCCAGTTCGCCACCCAGTTCGCGGCCGTGCCGACGGCGAGGGCGGCACTGCGGATGCGCAGCGGGAACATCTCGCCGAGCAGCACCCAGAGGATCACGCCCCAGGACAGCGCGAACGAGAGCACGAAGACGTTCGCGAACACCAGCGCCACCGGGCCCCACGCGCCGGGCAGGCTCAGGTCGCCGTTCACCTTCTGCGCGTGGCCGAACGCGATGGCCGCGACGCCGAGCCCGATCGCCATGCCGACCGAGCCGATCAGCAGCAGCGGCTTGCGCCCGACGCGGTCGATGAATGCGATCGCGATGAACGTGCCGAGGATGTTGATCACCGGGCTGACCATGGAGATCAGCAGCGAGTCGGTGTTCTGGCCGACCGAGTGCCACAGCGTGTCGGAGTAGTAGAAGATCACGTTGATGCCGACGAACTGCTGGAACACGGCCAGCGCGATGCCGATCCAGACCACCGGCAGCAGCCCGAACTTCCCGCCGAGCAGGTCGCGCACCTTGGACTGGCGCTCGGTGCGCAGGCCGCGGCTGATGTCGGCCAGCTTCGCCTCGACCCCGTCGGCGCCCTCGACCTCGGCGAGCACCTTGCGCGCGCGGTCGGTCTTGCCGATCGAAAGCAGGTAGTGCGGCGACTCGGGGATGATCGAGGCGAGCACGAAGTAGACCACCGCGGGAATGGCGGCGGCGCCCAGCATCCACTGCCAGGCCTCGAGGCCGCCGAGGTGGCCGTTCAGGTCGTGGGAGCCGTCGGGCAGGACCGGCGCGAACGCCTTGATCACCCAGTTGACCAGCGCGGAAACCCCGATGCCGAGCACGATCGCGAGCTGCTGGAGGCTCGCCAGGCGGCCGCGGTAAGCGGGCGGCGCGACCTCCGCGATGTAGGACGGCCCGATCACCGACGCGACGCCGATCGCCGCCCCGCCGATCACCCGCCACAGCGCGAGGTCCCAGATGCCGAACGGGAACATCGCCCCGATCGCGCTGATGAAAAACAGCACCGCGGCCAGCTGCATCGTCCGGATGCGCCCGACCCGGTCGGACAGCAGCCCGCCGAACCAGGCGCCGACGGCCGAGCCGATCAGCGCGCTGGAGACGGTGAGCCCGGTGGCGGCGGCGCCGACCTCGAAGTGCTTCTGGATGCCGAGCACGGCCCCGTTGATGTTGGAGCTGTCATAACCGAACAGGAACCCGCCGACCGCCGCCGCGCCCGCGATGAACACGACGTGGGCGAGGTGCTGCTGGCCGGCCCGCTCGCCGGGAACTACGTCGGTCATGACCCCGCCTTTCGCCGTGGAAAATTACTTACCCGTTCGAAGTAACCTCTGCCCCGGGCCGGATCGTTTCAGTCGCCGGAGTGACCTCTCGCACCCCTGATGATCAAGGACGGCGGGTGATCCGCAACAGGAGCGCGCCGGCGCCGAGCAGCCCGAGCCCGGCCAGCCCGTAGGTCGGCAGGTCAGGGTCGGTTTCGGGAAACGCCCGCGGGGTCACCCTCGCAGCGGCGCCGGGCGGGACGACCCGGACAGTGGCCACCGCCCTGACCGTGAGGGCGAACGGCGTCTCGGTATCCGCTTCGACGGTGGCCGCGACGTTGTCGGTGAGCGCGCCACCGGCCGGGGCTTGAGCGGTCCTGGTCCATTCCCGCCGTTCGCCGGGCTCGAGCCGGTAGTCGGGGGCGACCAGCGCGGCGTCCCCGGTATTGACGGCTTCGACACTGAAGGTGACCACATCCCCGGGCCGCGCGGTGGGCTCGGCCTGTTCGGTGAGCTGGAGACTCGGCCGTGCGACGCGTGGTTCGGCCTGGGCTTGAGCGCTGACCTGCGCCCCGTCGGCGGTGGTTCCGGCTGCGGTGAACGTGCCGGTGGAACAACGCCACGGCGGCGAGGCGGCGCCGGGGGCGAGGTCCAGCGGAGCGGTTGCACAGGCTGGGCCAGTTTCGGCACCAGAGAGGACAACGGCGTGCAGCGGAACGTCACCGGTGTTCGTCACCACCGCGCTCACCTGGGCGGGCTGCCCGGACAGCACCGGTTTCGCCGGGCCGGTCGCGGTCACGGTGAGGCCGGGCCCGGTGACGTCAAGCGTGGTGGCCGTGTCGCTCGTGACGGTCCGCCCGGCCGGATCTGTGCCGGTCACGGTGGTCACCGTCGTGCCGTCGACGCGCGCTGGCACCGTGCAGTCCCGCACCGCGGTTGCCCCCGCGGCCAGGGAAGCCAGCGTGAACGTGCAGCCCGCCGCCGGGTCGCGAACGGTCACCTCGCGCAGTGGGGCATCCCCACTGTTACGGACCGTCGTGAAGTAGGTGACCGGATCCCCTGGCCGAATCGGCTGCCGCAAGTAGTCCCGCTCAACCCGGACGGCCGGGTGGACGACGTCGATCGGAGTCTCCGCCGACGCTCTGACCGGTTGGGACGCCGAGCTACGCGGGCTCACGACTGGTACGGCCGTGCCCGTCACGGCGTCGGCCACCCCAGCCGCGGGAGCCGGGACCGTGCAGGGGAACCGCTGAATCCCGTTGACCGGCAGGTTCGCGAACGTCCGGGCGCACTCCGGTGCGCCCGGGTCGGTCACCACGACGTCACGCAACGCCGAATCGCCGGTGTTCATGACCGTCACCTCGAACGGAACCGAGTCGCCGGCACGGAACGGTCCGCCGTCAATGCGTCGGCTGATCGTGAAACCGGGCTGCTTCACCACAAACGACGCTTGCGTCGAGGCGTCCACCGGCCGCTCGGTCGGGTCGGTCCCGGTCACCTTCACCGTGTTCGTCAGCCCCGTGGCGCCCGCGACAGTGGTGCAGCTGTACGTCTCCTCCGCGTCCGGCGCCAGCAAAGGCACCTGGTGCGCACACGACGGCACCTGACCGTCCACAACGGACACCGACTTGAGCGGCACGTCACCGACGTTCTTCACCAGCACGGAGAACGTCACCGTGTCGCCCTGGCGCACCTCGTACGGCTCAGCGTCCGCCATGATCGCGAGCTCCGGGTGGATCACGTCGACCGCGGCGCTGCCCGAGGCCGTCACCACGCGGTTGGTCGGGTCAGTGCCGGTGACCGAAGCAGTGTTCGTGAAATCGTCCGGCGTCGCCTTGATCTTGCACTGGTAGGTCTCCGCGGCGCTGACATCTAACATGTCAATCGACTTGGCGCAGCCGGGATCCGTGACCGAAAGCTTCGTCAGCGGGACGTCGCCGGTGTTGGTGACGACCACGGTGAACGTGACGTCGTCGCCCGCGCGCACCACCGTCGGCCCGGCGTCCGGCTTGACTGTGACGGCCGGGTGGATCACGTCGATCTTCGCGTCGGCCGTCGCAGTGAGCGGCGGGCCGCTCGCGGCGGTGCCGGTGGCCGTCGCGGTGGTGATCGTGTCGTCCGCCGGCGCGGGCGCGGTGCAGTCGTACGTCTGCTTCGCGCCCGCCGCGAGCGTGTCGAACGTCTTCGTGCACGCCGGATCGGCGACCTTGACCGCGGTGACGGGTGAGTCGCCCGTGTTGGTGACGGTCAGGGTGAAGGTGACCGGGTCGCCGGCGCGAAAGGGACCACCGTGCACGGTCTTGGTGAGCGAGAGTCCCGGATGCACCACGGTGAACGTCGCGTCGGCGGAGGCTGTCACGGTGCCGCCGAGCGGATCGGCCGCGGTCACCACGGCGGTGTTCGTGTACCCGTCCGTGCCCGCTTTGGTGTCACAGCTGTACTTCTCCACCGCGCGCGGCGCCAACGCCGCGAAATCACGTCCACACGACGGCGTTCGAGAGTCCACAACGGACACATGAGTCAGCGGCACGTCGCCGGGGTTGCTCACCGTGATCGTAAAGGTAACGGAGTCCCCTTCGCGGACCGCAGCAGGAGCAACCACCGAAGCCACCGCTATCGCCGGGTGCACGACGTCCACGTGCGCATCAGCCGCCGCCGTGACCGGGCGGTTCGTCGCGTCCATGCCGGTGACCCGGGTGTTGCTGGTGAAGTCGTCCCCGGCGGCATGCGTGCACGAGTACGTCTGCTTCGCTTGTGCGGCAACAACTCCAAGCCGTTTGACGCACTCGGGCGCGGCCGGATCGTCCACGCTCACATCGTGCAGGTCACTGTCGCCGGTGTTGGTGACCACCACCGTGAACGTCACCGGCTGCCCCGCGCGGACGACCGCTGGCGCCGCGCTCTGCGTGATCGTGACGGCCGAGTGGATCACGTCCACCGCCGCCTCGTCACCCGCCGTGACCGGAGCGCCGACCGGTGGTGTGCCGGTGACCGTGGCCGAGTTCGTGAAATCGTCGGCGGGCGCGGTGCCGGCGCACGCGAAAGTCCAGGTCGCGCCGGCTGCGAGCGCGCCGTTGTTCGGCCGTGCGCAATCCGCGACCAGAGCGTCGGCCACGTGGACATCGGTGAGCGGCACGTCGCCGGTGTTCTTCACCGTGAGCTGGAACGGCACGCTGTCGTGCTCGCGGAACGGGCCGCCCTGCACGTCCGCGGCGAGCGTCAGCGCGGGATGCACCACAGAAAACGCCGCGCCAGCCGATCCCGTCACCGGCCGCGCCGTCGGGTCGGTCCCGGTCACCGCCACGGTGGTCGTGAGCCCACCCGACCCGGCGACCGTCGTGCAGCTGTAGACCTGCTCCCCTTGCGGTGCAATGGTTCCCAGTGAACGTACGCAATCCGGCAGCTGAGCGTCCGCGGTGGAAACGTCGTGCAACGGCACATCCCCGGTATTGCTCACCGTGACCGTGAAGGTCACCGAGTCCCCTTCGCGGACGACCGACGGCGCGGCCGCCACCGCAACGGCCACCGCGGGGTGGATGACGTCCACCGGCGCGTCCGCGGTCACCTTCAGTACCCGGCCGAGCTGATCCTTGCCGGTCGCGGCGGCGGTGTTGGTGAAGTCGTCCGCCGGCGCGAGCATCATGCAGCCGTACGTCTGCTTCCCTTGTGGCGCAAGGGTTCCGAATGTCCGCACACAGCCCGGCGTGCGATCGTCCGTCACGCCGACGTCGTCAAGCGGTACGTCGCCGACGTTCGCCACGGTGATCGTGAAGGTCACCTGGTCCCCGGCGCGGACGGCCGCAGGCGCGGCCGTTTTCGTGATCGTCAGCTGCGGGTGGATCACCGTCACGGTGGTCGTGGCCGTGCTGGTGACCGTCTGGCCGGACAGGTCGGTGCCGCTCG includes the following:
- a CDS encoding sugar porter family MFS transporter, with translation MTDVVPGERAGQQHLAHVVFIAGAAAVGGFLFGYDSSNINGAVLGIQKHFEVGAAATGLTVSSALIGSAVGAWFGGLLSDRVGRIRTMQLAAVLFFISAIGAMFPFGIWDLALWRVIGGAAIGVASVIGPSYIAEVAPPAYRGRLASLQQLAIVLGIGVSALVNWVIKAFAPVLPDGSHDLNGHLGGLEAWQWMLGAAAIPAVVYFVLASIIPESPHYLLSIGKTDRARKVLAEVEGADGVEAKLADISRGLRTERQSKVRDLLGGKFGLLPVVWIGIALAVFQQFVGINVIFYYSDTLWHSVGQNTDSLLISMVSPVINILGTFIAIAFIDRVGRKPLLLIGSVGMAIGLGVAAIAFGHAQKVNGDLSLPGAWGPVALVFANVFVLSFALSWGVILWVLLGEMFPLRIRSAALAVGTAANWVANWLVTVSFPSMSDWNLSVTYWIYAAFAVLSIPFTLKFIRETKGTAIEDVS
- a CDS encoding DUF7507 domain-containing protein, which encodes MFSAGKRLLVVLGLMATTLVPIAHADDVKDFRQNSHQVVYGDFLYAGNSVVECAPDDAACAKTAARTDKKPAAGFALRWSDVDKDPATFDSSAASVTIPPGAKVTFARLSWGGSLGSDCARPPGTANAQAVRFTVGGGKATDVRPGSYSDDPQSYSAYADVTGQFASARTGAPVELTAGNVWTAVGRGCSGGWSVAVVFAYPDRDPQYAPDKRAVFVYDGHARGTVNTTATISGFRAASADAHIGVTAFGGDWGTVGDRFLINGKPVAEPATGATDNFFISAADNSTRPNAKNNFGVDAKAFNSDAVPSGATSVKLGFSGSGFLAQGLVFSVPVPDLRVVNHASSARVHAGDQVTFTVGVTNPNDTPADNVSVADDRFPACAKKIGTLAAGATTGYQCTVTAPGDDFTSTAVVTGTSTLGDVLDGSSTSRVDVVHPAIGLTHVVDKAAYRAGDQVTSTVTATNTGDVALHDVAVTGACARTVGTLAPGQSTTGTCVTKAPVPDSVTTANVAGTDPLGQVVTATADAKVPVIAPAIKVTKTVDQAVVHAGEPVTFTVEVTNTGDSPLDPVTVADDTTTSCSRTFGALGAGASQRYTCTANPSLTSTNTVTASGTDLSGQTVTSTATTTVTVIHPQLTITKTAAPAAVRAGDQVTFTITVANVGDVPLDDVGVTDDRTPGCVRTFGTLAPQGKQTYGCMMLAPADDFTNTAAATGKDQLGRVLKVTADAPVDVIHPAVAVAVAAAPSVVREGDSVTFTVTVSNTGDVPLHDVSTADAQLPDCVRSLGTIAPQGEQVYSCTTVAGSGGLTTTVAVTGTDPTARPVTGSAGAAFSVVHPALTLAADVQGGPFREHDSVPFQLTVKNTGDVPLTDVHVADALVADCARPNNGALAAGATWTFACAGTAPADDFTNSATVTGTPPVGAPVTAGDEAAVDVIHSAVTITQSAAPAVVRAGQPVTFTVVVTNTGDSDLHDVSVDDPAAPECVKRLGVVAAQAKQTYSCTHAAGDDFTSNTRVTGMDATNRPVTAAADAHVDVVHPAIAVASVVAPAAVREGDSVTFTITVSNPGDVPLTHVSVVDSRTPSCGRDFAALAPRAVEKYSCDTKAGTDGYTNTAVVTAADPLGGTVTASADATFTVVHPGLSLTKTVHGGPFRAGDPVTFTLTVTNTGDSPVTAVKVADPACTKTFDTLAAGAKQTYDCTAPAPADDTITTATATGTAASGPPLTATADAKIDVIHPAVTVKPDAGPTVVRAGDDVTFTVVVTNTGDVPLTKLSVTDPGCAKSIDMLDVSAAETYQCKIKATPDDFTNTASVTGTDPTNRVVTASGSAAVDVIHPELAIMADAEPYEVRQGDTVTFSVLVKNVGDVPLKSVSVVDGQVPSCAHQVPLLAPDAEETYSCTTVAGATGLTNTVKVTGTDPTERPVDASTQASFVVKQPGFTISRRIDGGPFRAGDSVPFEVTVMNTGDSALRDVVVTDPGAPECARTFANLPVNGIQRFPCTVPAPAAGVADAVTGTAVPVVSPRSSASQPVRASAETPIDVVHPAVRVERDYLRQPIRPGDPVTYFTTVRNSGDAPLREVTVRDPAAGCTFTLASLAAGATAVRDCTVPARVDGTTVTTVTGTDPAGRTVTSDTATTLDVTGPGLTVTATGPAKPVLSGQPAQVSAVVTNTGDVPLHAVVLSGAETGPACATAPLDLAPGAASPPWRCSTGTFTAAGTTADGAQVSAQAQAEPRVARPSLQLTEQAEPTARPGDVVTFSVEAVNTGDAALVAPDYRLEPGERREWTRTAQAPAGGALTDNVAATVEADTETPFALTVRAVATVRVVPPGAAARVTPRAFPETDPDLPTYGLAGLGLLGAGALLLRITRRP